DNA from Brassica napus cultivar Da-Ae chromosome C4, Da-Ae, whole genome shotgun sequence:
CCTTCACACCATTCGCTGTGTTTGCCCAGTTGCATCTAAAGAGTGGCACTTTGAACATGTGATAGTCGATGACCAAAATCTCCTTTATCACTCCATAGTATGTAATCATATCCGCGACCTGTCTCATATCTCTTGCACTTGATCTACACATGCTAAAGGCTTCATAAGTTACTCCACTGTTTTGTGTCTTCAGCTTGACCGCATCAGTATGAAACCGTTGGCCATTGATGATGAATCCTTTATGTGCTAAAGCAACATTTCTTGGTCCAAATGCCAACCACCTTATCTCCTTAGAATGACTATCTTTTGAGTCTAAATGAATCTGCCGCAGGAAATCAGAGGATTATCATCAAGCCGAGGTACTtaaattataatcaaaacatGATAATATGTACCACGAAACCAATCATCAATCTACAAGCTAACCAGTcatcaaaatactaaaaatccaGACAGTTTCATCAAGCTATAAGCTACTCAGACATCAATTCGCTAAAATATGGACATGTTCTTCAAGATACAAACCAGGCATCATGATACAAGCTAACTAGTCATCACCAAACAAGCTAACCAGTCATCACCAAACAAGCTAACCAGTATTTACAATAATAATCAAGAAAAGAATTTGGAGTTTGTAACCTTATTTTTAAGCCATTCTGTAAAGTGTTCAGTATGGTTTTTCCATAACAAAGTTTCATTTTTAGCCAATCGAGCATCCTTAGCTTGCAACTCTTCCAAATGCATcctgattttaaattaaacaacagtatatgaaaatgaaattatgAGTAAAACAAGTAGAAGAAACATAGAGAATTACTTACTCAAGAAAGGGATCCAAAGATGCCATGTTCATTAGCACATATCGATGTGCAATGTCTCTATCTTTATCTGACAGGGTAACCTCTATACCCTTCTGCAGAGGTCGGCCTTCAACCACCATTCTATCAGCCTCAACATCTTCATTACGATTAACTGCTTCTTGAACTGGTACTGATTCTTTAAGGAACTCTAAACAAAATGCAACACATTCTCCAGCTAAATACGCCTCAGCCATACATGCTTCTGGCCTTGCATAATTCTTAACAAAAGCCTTTAGTGTTTTCATGTACCTATAACTCAGGAAATATGAATATTAGTCAAACATCATTGTGGGAAGTGGATATATTGAAGAGAGATGTTGATCAAACCTTTCGAAGGGATACATCCATCGGAAGTGAACTGGTCCTCCCAACCGTGCCTCTCTTGATAAATGTAGTGGAAGGTGAAACATGATATCAAAAAGGGCTGGAGGGAAGAAGCGCTCCAGCTGACACATTGTCTCCACAAACTCTGTCTCCATGGATATAAGTTTCTCTGGGTCAATGATGCGCTGACACAACCTGTTGAAGTAACTGCATAATCTATTTATGGCTATCCTAGGACCCCTATGTAACAACCCTCTTAATGCAGCTGGTAACAAGTTCTGTACTAAGACATGATGATCATGCGACTTTAAACTACCAATATTTGGAGGGTTAACTGAAACACTATTCGCAATATTACCACAATAACCATCAGGGCCTCTAAACTTAGCTAACCTTTGGCAGAAAATGGTCTTCTCTCTCTTCGATAACCAGTAGGCAGCAGGAGGTAAGTATGTTTTCTTTCCCCTCACCTCTGTGTGCAAGTGCTTTCTGATTCCAATATCTTCTAAGTCTTTTCTTGCTTTCAACCCATCTTTTGACTTCGCACTTTGCATCAACAGAGACAATATAGCATCGGACACATTCTTTTCTACGTGCATAACATCAATATTGTGACGAACAGGCAACTCCTAACACATTAAACAAGAAACTGTTAGACAtattgatctcttcttccaGTAATCAGATAATATAGGTCAGTTACTATAGTTTACCTTCCAGTAAGGTAGATCAAAGAAtattgatctcttcttccaCCGCCATAGTTCATTTGATTCTTCACACTCTTCTTCTTGTAACCTCtcatcatcttccaactctagtcttttcctttttttttccttctctagAGGTCTACCAAAATCATTCGTAAAAGCTTGTAGTGTCTCATATATCTCAGCGCCTGTTTGTATCCTATTAGCATTCCCTTCCTCCACAGTGTTGTCAAACCAAGCTTTTTTATATCTGTAACGATGGCCAGGCGGTAGTCTCCTTCTGTTACTCATGTAGACAAACTTGCGGCTAAACTTAAGCCACCTTGCAGGTGTATCCTTTCCACATACATTGCAGGCTTGTTTCCCCTTTACTTTACATCCAGACAGTGTTCCTAAGGCTGGATAGTCACTGATACTCCAAAGCAGCAAGGCTCTGAGATTAAAGTTCTCCTTCGCAAATGAGTCATACACTTCAATACCCTCAGCCCACAAATCCTTTAGATCGTCTATCAGTGGTGCTAGGTAAACATCAATGTTGTTACCAGGAGCAGTAGGACCAGGGATCAACAAAGTCAGCATTATATTCTCAGCCTTCATACACATGGTTGGAGGCGTGTTATAGTTCACTAACAACACTGGCCATGTGCTGTGATTGGTGCTTTGCATGGAGAAAGGGTTCATCCCATCTGTAGAAATCCCAAGTCGAAGATTCCGTGGATCAGCAGCAAAGTCTGGCCATTTAGCATTCACTTGTGCCCAAGAGATAGAATCAACAGGGTGCCGCATTGTACCATCTTCAGTGGCATTGGTATAGTGCCAACGCAGATCTTCAGCCATCCTTTGTGATCTAAACATCCTCCTAAACCTGTCCTTGATTGGAAAATATCTAAGGACCTTTGCCGGAATCCCCACCTTTAACTCATTACTGTGCTTATCCATTTCCCATCTTGAAACTTTGCATCTTGGACAGCTTTCTAGGTTCTCATACTCCTTCCTATACAATATGCAATCATTCTTGCAAGCATGAATACTGTCGTAGCCGAACCCAAAGATCTTCAGAAATTTCTTGATTGCAGCTAAACTCTTGGGAAGAACATTGTCTTCAGGTAGCAAATCCTCAAGTAAAACCAACAGCTGATCAAAGTAGTTCTCCGACACACCACTTTTAACCTTGAATCTGTAAAGTCCCATGATAGCTGAAACCTTTGTGTGCTTGAGACAATCCGAGTATAATGGCGTTTGAGCGTCTCTGAGCTTTTTCTTAAACTCAATTTCCTCTGGTGCTTCATCGTCTTCGTTGTCAGTTGTCGGGTTTGGACCACCTTCGTCCATGGAGAATGTTGTCTTAAACAAATCAAACGCCTCTgtttcatattgaagaacactGTCTTCTGCAGAATCTCTTTTTTCTCCATGAATACTCCAACGAGAACTCTTATACTTCTTATCCATACCCCTAATCACCAAATGCTCAGATTGCGGCAGTCTCTACAAGGGCATAGCATTTCAGACAGACTTTCCAATCTTTTTGCGGACGAATTCACAAAATTAGTTGCTCCTTCTGAATACTCGTGGCTATTCCTACAAGAATCAGACAAAAGAAGTTAGCTTTATTTCAATCGGCGAGTAGAAATGGGATCGAGGGATTTTAGGCTATTCCTTG
Protein-coding regions in this window:
- the LOC106393266 gene encoding uncharacterized protein LOC106393266 → MDKKYKSSRWSIHGEKRDSAEDSVLQYETEAFDLFKTTFSMDEGGPNPTTDNEDDEAPEEIEFKKKLRDAQTPLYSDCLKHTKVSAIMGLYRFKVKSGVSENYFDQLLVLLEDLLPEDNVLPKSLAAIKKFLKIFGFGYDSIHACKNDCILYRKEYENLESCPRCKVSRWEMDKHSNELKVGIPAKVLRYFPIKDRFRRMFRSQRMAEDLRWHYTNATEDGTMRHPVDSISWAQVNAKWPDFAADPRNLRLGISTDGMNPFSMQSTNHSTWPVLLVNYNTPPTMCMKAENIMLTLLIPGPTAPGNNIDVYLAPLIDDLKDLWAEGIEVYDSFAKENFNLRALLLWSISDYPALGTLSGCKVKGKQACNVCGKDTPARWLKFSRKFVYMSNRRRLPPGHRYRYKKAWFDNTVEEGNANRIQTGAEIYETLQAFTNDFGRPLEKEKKRKRLELEDDERLQEEECEESNELWRWKKRSIFFDLPYWKELPVRHNIDVMHVEKNVSDAILSLLMQSAKSKDGLKARKDLEDIGIRKHLHTEVRGKKTYLPPAAYWLSKREKTIFCQRLAKFRGPDGYCGNIANSVSVNPPNIGSLKSHDHHVLVQNLLPAALRGLLHRGPRIAINRLCSYFNRLCQRIIDPEKLISMETEFVETMCQLERFFPPALFDIMFHLPLHLSREARLGGPVHFRWMYPFERYMKTLKAFVKNYARPEACMAEAYLAGECVAFCLEFLKESVPVQEAVNRNEDVEADRMVVEGRPLQKGIEVTLSDKDRDIAHRYVLMNMASLDPFLE
- the LOC125585202 gene encoding uncharacterized protein LOC125585202, with product MHLEELQAKDARLAKNETLLWKNHTEHFTEWLKNKIHLDSKDSHSKEIRWLAFGPRNVALAHKGFIINGQRFHTDAVKLKTQNSGVTYEAFSMCRSSARDMRQVADMITYYGVIKEILVIDYHMFKVPLFRCNWANTANGVKEEDGFTLVNLHMNQAAYLKDPFILPSQAKQVFYSREDDASNWYVVMRAPPRGYHELETEEDLGGAPLPVQEVDDMGDDMDDDSVYVRDDCEGLLVVD